A genomic window from Microbacterium sp. H1-D42 includes:
- a CDS encoding DUF2469 family protein, translated as MDEDAFDDYDRELELALFREYRDVVTQFQYVVETERRFYLANEVNVVRRDTEHDFYFEISMSDVWVWDIYRADRFVKAVRVLTFKDVNVEELQRREFEIPEDLSLDGQ; from the coding sequence ATGGATGAGGATGCTTTCGACGACTACGACCGCGAGCTCGAACTCGCGCTGTTCCGCGAGTACCGCGACGTCGTCACGCAGTTCCAGTACGTCGTCGAGACCGAGCGGCGGTTCTACCTCGCCAACGAGGTGAACGTCGTGCGCCGTGACACCGAGCACGACTTCTACTTCGAGATCTCGATGTCTGATGTCTGGGTCTGGGACATCTACCGTGCCGACCGCTTCGTGAAGGCCGTGCGCGTGTTGACCTTCAAGGACGTCAACGTCGAAGAGCTGCAGCGGCGCGAGTTCGAGATTCCCGAGGATCTCTCGCTCGACGGCCAGTGA
- the pyrH gene encoding UMP kinase: protein MTERTGRRRVLLKLSGEAFGGGQLGVNPDVVGQIARDIAAAVDRVEIAIVVGGGNFFRGAELSQRGMDRGRADYMGMLGTVMNALALQDFLEQAGAATRVQSAISMTQVAEPYIPLRAERHMEKGRVVIFGAGAGLPYFSTDTVAAQRALEIRADEVLVAKNGVDAIYTADPHKDASAERIERVTYRDALQRGLKVVDSTAFSLCMDNNMDMRVFGMEPAGNVTRALLGEQIGTLVTS, encoded by the coding sequence ATGACCGAACGCACCGGACGCCGTCGCGTCCTCCTCAAGCTCTCCGGAGAGGCATTCGGCGGAGGCCAGCTCGGCGTCAATCCTGATGTCGTCGGCCAGATCGCGCGGGACATCGCCGCCGCAGTGGATCGCGTCGAGATCGCCATCGTCGTCGGCGGTGGAAACTTCTTCCGTGGAGCCGAGCTCAGCCAGCGCGGCATGGACCGCGGTCGTGCCGACTACATGGGAATGCTGGGCACCGTCATGAACGCACTGGCGCTGCAGGACTTCCTGGAGCAGGCCGGCGCCGCCACTCGCGTGCAGTCCGCCATCTCGATGACTCAGGTCGCCGAGCCCTACATCCCGCTGCGCGCCGAGCGCCACATGGAAAAGGGACGCGTTGTGATCTTCGGCGCAGGCGCAGGCCTGCCGTACTTCTCGACCGACACGGTCGCCGCGCAGCGCGCGCTGGAGATCCGCGCAGACGAGGTGCTGGTGGCCAAGAACGGTGTGGACGCGATCTACACCGCGGACCCGCACAAGGACGCCAGCGCGGAGCGCATCGAGCGCGTCACCTACCGCGATGCCCTGCAGCGTGGACTCAAGGTCGTGGATTCCACGGCGTTCAGCCTGTGCATGGACAACAACATGGACATGCGGGTGTTCGGCATGGAGCCGGCCGGCAACGTCACGCGCGCCCTGCTCGGCGAGCAGATCGGCACGCTCGTCACCTCCTGA
- a CDS encoding YifB family Mg chelatase-like AAA ATPase, whose translation MSTARTWAVALTGVDGHLVEVEADLSNQTPGFQIIGLPDKALGEAAQRVRNACVNAGLEFPRRRVTVNLSPANLPKHGSGFDLSIAVATLATEGAVRSDAIRKTVHIGELGLDGRLRPVPGVLPSVFAAARAGFERVIVPHANVDEARLVPGMDVRAAVSLAEVAALHGAEVEVADVEPVSAPLDDASAVEPLDLADVVGQDEAVDALITAAAGGHHMMLSGPPGAGKTMLARRLPGILPLLDEHEALEVAAIRSLAGRTVSRLDTVAPFEAPHHSASAAALVGGGSRVARPGAIVRAHRGVLFLDETPEFQRVALDSLRQPLESGRIEVSRSGFTASFPARFQLILAMNPCPCGNYGVRGAECACPPIAIRRYAGRLSGPLRDRIDIDLQVARVAASRATSGERSTRTSDAARQIVLAARGMARERWRGTPWRVNGEIPGEQLRQGRLRLPAQVRAPLDRALERGTVTLRAYDRVLRIAWTLSDIAGLGTPGVDELGRALFLKKGLLA comes from the coding sequence GTGAGCACGGCGCGCACCTGGGCGGTTGCGCTCACCGGCGTCGATGGTCATCTGGTCGAGGTCGAGGCCGATCTCAGCAACCAGACTCCGGGCTTCCAGATCATCGGTCTGCCGGACAAGGCGCTGGGTGAGGCGGCGCAGCGCGTGCGCAACGCCTGTGTCAACGCCGGCCTGGAGTTCCCTCGGCGTCGGGTCACCGTCAACCTGTCCCCGGCGAACCTGCCCAAACACGGCTCCGGATTCGATCTGAGCATCGCTGTAGCCACGCTCGCCACCGAGGGCGCAGTGCGATCGGATGCCATCCGCAAGACCGTCCACATCGGCGAGCTCGGACTCGACGGGCGTCTGCGCCCCGTGCCCGGAGTGCTGCCCTCGGTGTTCGCGGCTGCGCGCGCTGGATTCGAACGTGTGATCGTGCCGCATGCGAACGTCGACGAGGCGCGACTCGTGCCCGGGATGGACGTGCGGGCGGCGGTGTCTCTCGCCGAGGTCGCCGCGCTGCACGGGGCAGAGGTGGAGGTCGCCGACGTGGAGCCGGTCTCGGCGCCGCTCGATGACGCTTCCGCGGTCGAGCCACTGGACCTCGCCGACGTCGTCGGTCAGGACGAGGCCGTCGACGCGCTGATCACTGCCGCAGCGGGAGGCCACCACATGATGCTCAGCGGCCCGCCGGGTGCAGGCAAGACGATGCTCGCCCGGCGGCTGCCAGGCATCCTGCCGCTGCTGGACGAGCACGAGGCACTCGAGGTCGCGGCGATCAGGTCGCTCGCCGGGCGCACCGTCAGCCGGCTGGACACGGTCGCGCCGTTCGAGGCACCACACCACAGCGCCTCGGCCGCCGCCCTCGTCGGCGGCGGATCGCGCGTGGCCAGGCCAGGAGCGATCGTTCGTGCGCACCGCGGCGTACTCTTTCTCGACGAGACACCCGAATTTCAGCGGGTGGCGCTGGACTCGCTGCGCCAGCCTCTGGAATCCGGGCGCATCGAAGTGAGCAGATCGGGTTTCACGGCCAGCTTCCCCGCGAGGTTCCAGCTGATTCTCGCGATGAATCCGTGTCCCTGCGGCAACTACGGCGTGCGAGGCGCTGAGTGCGCCTGCCCTCCGATCGCCATCCGCCGCTATGCCGGCCGCCTCTCCGGTCCGCTGCGTGACCGCATCGACATCGATCTGCAGGTCGCCAGGGTGGCGGCGTCGCGTGCGACGTCAGGCGAGCGATCCACACGCACCTCGGATGCCGCCAGGCAGATCGTGCTCGCAGCGCGGGGCATGGCACGCGAACGCTGGCGCGGCACACCGTGGCGCGTCAACGGCGAGATCCCGGGGGAGCAGCTGCGCCAGGGCCGCCTGCGCCTGCCTGCCCAGGTGCGCGCGCCGCTCGACCGCGCGCTGGAGCGTGGCACCGTGACGCTGCGGGCGTACGACCGCGTGCTCCGCATCGCCTGGACGCTGAGCGATATCGCCGGACTCGGGACGCCCGGTGTCGATGAGCTCGGTCGCGCCCTCTTCCTCAAGAAAGGACTGCTCGCATGA
- the rpsB gene encoding 30S ribosomal protein S2 yields the protein MAVVTIRQLLDSGVHFGHQTRRWNPKVKRFILTERSGIHIIDLQQSLAYIDNAYDFVKETVARGGTILFVGTKKQAQEILAEQADRVGQPYVNQRWLGGLLTNFQTIAKRLARMKELEELDYENPSASGFTKKELLLKKRELDKLHKSLGGIRNLSKTPSALWVVDAKREHLAIDEAKKLGIPVIGILDTNADPDDFQYPIPGNDDAIRSVSLLTRIIADAAAEGLQQKHNPEAGGAEPLAEWEQELLEGGAAEAAVEAEVAVEVAVEAAVEAEVAVEVAAEAAVEAEVAVEVAAEAAVEAEVAAEAAVEAEVAAEAADEAAESK from the coding sequence ATGGCTGTGGTCACCATCCGCCAGCTGCTCGACAGCGGCGTGCACTTCGGACACCAGACCCGTCGGTGGAACCCGAAGGTCAAGCGCTTCATCCTCACCGAGCGCAGTGGCATCCACATCATCGACCTGCAGCAGTCGCTGGCGTACATCGACAACGCCTACGACTTCGTCAAGGAGACCGTTGCCCGTGGTGGCACGATCCTCTTCGTCGGCACCAAGAAGCAGGCACAGGAGATCCTCGCCGAGCAGGCCGACCGCGTCGGCCAGCCGTACGTCAACCAGCGCTGGCTCGGTGGACTCCTCACGAACTTCCAGACGATCGCTAAGCGTCTGGCTCGCATGAAGGAGCTCGAGGAGCTCGACTACGAGAACCCGTCCGCTTCGGGCTTCACCAAGAAGGAGCTGCTGCTCAAGAAGCGCGAGCTCGACAAGCTGCACAAGTCGCTCGGCGGCATCCGCAACCTGTCGAAGACGCCGTCGGCCCTGTGGGTCGTCGACGCCAAGCGCGAGCACCTCGCGATCGACGAGGCCAAGAAGCTGGGCATCCCGGTGATCGGCATCCTCGACACCAACGCCGACCCGGACGACTTCCAGTACCCGATCCCCGGCAACGACGACGCGATCCGCTCGGTCTCGCTGCTGACGCGCATCATCGCCGACGCCGCGGCCGAGGGCCTGCAGCAGAAGCACAATCCCGAGGCCGGCGGCGCTGAGCCCCTCGCCGAGTGGGAGCAGGAGCTGCTCGAGGGTGGCGCCGCTGAGGCAGCCGTCGAGGCTGAGGTCGCCGTCGAGGTGGCTGTCGAAGCCGCCGTCGAGGCCGAGGTCGCCGTCGAGGTGGCTGCTGAAGCCGCCGTCGAGGCCGAGGTGGCCGTCGAGGTGGCTGCTGAAGCCGCCGTCGAGGCCGAGGTGGCTGCTGAAGCCGCCGTCGAGGCCGAGGTGGCCGCTGAGGCCGCTGACGAGGCCGCTGAGTCGAAGTAA
- a CDS encoding MFS transporter permease, with protein sequence MFLRRGFFRWLLPAAFVLPLWMIVGWAIFGQSGWGLLWVLLMAVPSVFVGQLVLTLLTRSRPSVRAERAVSWWDVLGFTVWHGLTIAVACFIDGAFPWLLTGAIVAALALFWLQLWQLWNEARGSGARLRETITWSSMSSSDRSSPSQSAADVIIIEEHRTLD encoded by the coding sequence ATGTTCTTGCGACGGGGCTTCTTCCGCTGGCTGCTGCCGGCAGCATTCGTGCTGCCCCTGTGGATGATCGTCGGCTGGGCGATCTTCGGGCAGAGCGGATGGGGGCTGCTGTGGGTGCTGCTGATGGCGGTGCCCTCGGTCTTCGTCGGACAGCTCGTGCTGACGCTGCTGACCCGTTCTCGCCCCTCTGTTCGCGCTGAACGAGCGGTCTCCTGGTGGGACGTCCTGGGGTTCACCGTCTGGCACGGGCTCACCATCGCCGTCGCCTGCTTCATCGACGGCGCCTTCCCCTGGCTGCTCACCGGCGCGATCGTGGCAGCGCTCGCGCTGTTCTGGCTGCAGCTGTGGCAGCTGTGGAACGAGGCGCGCGGGTCCGGCGCGCGCCTGCGAGAGACGATCACCTGGTCGAGCATGTCCAGCTCAGATCGCTCGTCACCGTCGCAGTCCGCTGCCGACGTCATCATCATCGAGGAGCACCGCACTCTCGACTGA
- the rplS gene encoding 50S ribosomal protein L19 yields MQILDAVDAASLRSDIPVFHPGDTVKVHVNITEGSRSRIQVFQGVVLGRQGDGVRETFTVRKISFQVGVERTFPVHSPVIDHIEVVTRGDVRRAKLYYLRNLRGKKAKIKEKRFN; encoded by the coding sequence ATGCAGATCCTGGACGCCGTTGACGCGGCTTCGCTCCGTTCCGACATTCCTGTCTTCCACCCCGGTGACACCGTCAAGGTGCACGTCAACATCACCGAGGGTTCGCGCTCGCGTATCCAGGTCTTCCAGGGCGTCGTCCTTGGTCGCCAGGGCGATGGCGTGCGCGAGACCTTCACGGTCCGCAAGATCAGCTTCCAGGTCGGCGTCGAGCGCACCTTCCCGGTGCACTCGCCGGTGATCGACCACATCGAGGTCGTCACCCGCGGTGACGTTCGTCGCGCGAAGCTGTACTACCTGCGCAACCTGCGTGGCAAGAAGGCCAAGATCAAGGAGAAGCGCTTCAACTGA
- a CDS encoding tyrosine recombinase XerC yields the protein MQYSAAVTEFTTHLEQVRRLSPATVRAYRSDLTDLGRALSAQRASADEQAGTDSARAASAIELSTVDLEALRDWLWQATQRGDARSTMARRAAAVRSFFGWAHENGLIETDPSLRLITPKRSKTLPVVASQDGIRDLLDAQRAAAADGDAIALRDHAMLEMLYGSGMRVSELCGIDVDDLDLQRRTVRVLGKGSKERVVPFGGPASDAVGAYLTRARPALLTRAPVPGAAVFLGARGARIGPRTVYALVTRVLGPIVGAEHVGPHALRHSAATHLLDGGADLRAVQEILGHASLGTTQIYTHVSAERLTASYKLAHPRA from the coding sequence GTGCAGTATTCGGCAGCGGTCACGGAGTTCACGACGCACCTCGAGCAGGTGCGCCGACTCTCGCCAGCGACCGTTCGCGCCTATCGCTCGGACCTCACCGACCTCGGCAGAGCGCTCTCCGCGCAGCGAGCGAGCGCTGATGAGCAGGCCGGCACTGACAGCGCCCGCGCCGCGAGCGCCATCGAGCTGTCCACGGTCGACCTGGAGGCCCTTCGCGACTGGCTGTGGCAGGCCACCCAGCGCGGTGACGCCCGGTCCACAATGGCCCGCCGCGCCGCCGCGGTGCGCTCGTTCTTCGGATGGGCGCATGAGAACGGCCTCATCGAGACCGACCCGAGTCTGCGGCTGATCACGCCGAAGCGGTCCAAGACGCTCCCCGTGGTCGCCTCGCAGGACGGCATCCGAGATCTGCTCGACGCGCAGCGCGCCGCAGCCGCGGACGGAGACGCGATCGCGCTTCGCGATCACGCGATGCTCGAGATGCTCTACGGCTCGGGTATGCGGGTCTCCGAGCTGTGCGGCATCGACGTCGACGACCTCGATCTGCAGCGTCGCACGGTGCGAGTACTCGGAAAAGGCTCGAAGGAGCGGGTCGTGCCGTTCGGAGGACCCGCGTCGGATGCTGTCGGCGCGTACCTGACCAGAGCACGCCCCGCGCTGCTCACCAGAGCCCCGGTGCCTGGCGCCGCCGTATTCCTGGGTGCACGTGGCGCACGGATCGGCCCTCGCACGGTGTACGCGCTCGTGACCCGCGTGCTGGGACCGATTGTGGGCGCCGAGCATGTCGGTCCGCACGCTCTACGGCACTCCGCCGCCACGCACTTGCTCGATGGGGGTGCCGACCTGCGCGCCGTGCAGGAGATCCTCGGGCACGCCAGCCTCGGCACCACCCAGATCTATACGCATGTCTCCGCTGAACGGCTCACGGCGAGCTACAAGCTGGCGCATCCGCGCGCGTGA
- the lepB gene encoding signal peptidase I — MTDAAEAAPRQPRRRGVLIFLRDVVVIIVIAALVSFVVKTFVVRSFYIPSGSMERTLLIDDRILVDELTPRFAGYDHGDVVVFQDPGGWLPPAPQRPARPALIEAVDWALTFVGISTSDAQDHLVKRIIGMPGDHVVCCNALGQITINGSPIDELSYLNLPEGDTAASNTDFDVTVPEGTIWVMGDNRDRSQDSRAHQELPGGGFVPLENVVGRAFLTTWPFDRFGLIDTHDEVFQSVPETEPK; from the coding sequence ATGACAGACGCCGCTGAGGCAGCACCACGTCAGCCGCGACGCAGGGGAGTGCTCATCTTCCTCCGCGATGTCGTCGTCATCATCGTCATCGCGGCCCTGGTCTCGTTCGTAGTCAAGACCTTCGTCGTGCGCTCGTTCTACATCCCGTCCGGGTCGATGGAGCGCACGCTGCTGATCGACGACCGCATTCTCGTCGACGAGCTCACTCCGCGCTTCGCCGGCTACGACCACGGCGATGTCGTCGTCTTCCAGGACCCGGGCGGCTGGCTGCCGCCGGCGCCTCAGCGCCCTGCTCGCCCCGCGCTGATCGAAGCCGTCGACTGGGCCCTCACCTTCGTGGGGATCTCGACCTCTGACGCGCAGGATCACCTCGTCAAGCGGATCATCGGCATGCCAGGTGACCACGTGGTGTGCTGCAATGCGCTCGGTCAGATCACCATCAACGGCTCGCCGATCGACGAGCTGTCGTACCTCAATCTCCCCGAGGGCGACACGGCGGCATCCAACACCGATTTCGACGTCACGGTCCCAGAGGGAACCATCTGGGTGATGGGCGACAACCGCGACCGCTCACAGGACTCGCGCGCACATCAGGAACTGCCAGGAGGGGGCTTCGTCCCGCTGGAGAACGTCGTGGGGCGCGCCTTCCTGACGACCTGGCCGTTCGACCGGTTCGGGCTGATCGACACCCACGACGAAGTGTTCCAATCGGTGCCGGAGACGGAGCCGAAGTGA
- a CDS encoding M23 family metallopeptidase: MLSRSARMPDAVHLARRRISAASRSVLIGVLTGVLLGALPAAASPAPGRGSAPTAVADAPGADWLWPVPGPRTVTAPFRAPAHEYGPGHRGMDVAAGPGTAVSAPADGVVAFRSTVVDRPLLTIDHGHGYVSTWEPLDSTLTPGDVIAAGDMIGIVASGGHAVRGTLHVGVRVDDVYVNPRPLFGDVPRAVLLPCCE, translated from the coding sequence ATGCTGTCACGAAGCGCTCGGATGCCTGATGCTGTTCACCTGGCCCGCAGGCGGATATCAGCGGCGTCGCGATCCGTGCTCATCGGCGTGCTCACCGGCGTGCTGCTCGGCGCCCTGCCCGCGGCGGCATCGCCCGCGCCGGGCCGAGGATCAGCACCGACCGCCGTCGCGGACGCCCCCGGCGCTGACTGGCTCTGGCCCGTGCCAGGCCCCCGCACCGTGACCGCCCCGTTCCGTGCCCCCGCTCACGAGTACGGTCCCGGGCATCGCGGCATGGACGTCGCTGCCGGCCCAGGAACAGCGGTGAGCGCGCCCGCCGACGGCGTCGTCGCGTTCCGCAGCACGGTGGTCGACCGGCCGCTGCTGACGATCGACCACGGGCACGGGTACGTCAGCACGTGGGAACCACTGGATTCGACCCTGACCCCGGGAGATGTGATCGCTGCGGGCGACATGATCGGCATCGTCGCTAGCGGCGGCCACGCCGTGCGCGGGACACTGCATGTGGGCGTGCGGGTGGATGACGTGTATGTGAACCCGCGTCCGCTGTTCGGTGATGTGCCGCGGGCCGTGCTGCTGCCCTGCTGCGAGTGA
- the frr gene encoding ribosome recycling factor encodes MIADVLADTTSRMTRAVDAAKEDFATVRTGRANPQMFQKLQVDYYGSPTPIAQLASMANPEARTLIVTPYDKSALKAIEQAIRDMPNLGANPTNDGNIVRVTMPELTEERRKEYVKLVRSKGEDAKVQLRGIRRKAKDQLDALKADIGEDEIARGEKELDVLTRQHVEAIDDALKRKEAELLEV; translated from the coding sequence GTGATCGCGGATGTCCTCGCTGATACCACCTCCCGAATGACGCGTGCGGTCGATGCCGCCAAGGAGGACTTCGCCACGGTCCGCACCGGACGCGCCAACCCGCAGATGTTCCAGAAGCTGCAGGTGGACTACTACGGCTCGCCCACGCCGATCGCGCAGCTCGCGTCGATGGCCAACCCCGAAGCGCGCACGCTGATCGTCACGCCCTACGACAAGAGCGCTCTCAAGGCGATCGAGCAGGCGATCCGCGACATGCCGAACCTCGGCGCGAACCCGACCAACGACGGCAACATCGTGCGGGTGACCATGCCAGAGCTGACTGAAGAGCGTCGCAAGGAGTACGTCAAGCTCGTGCGCTCCAAGGGCGAGGATGCCAAGGTGCAGCTGCGTGGTATCCGACGCAAGGCGAAGGACCAGCTCGACGCTCTCAAGGCCGACATCGGTGAGGACGAGATCGCTCGCGGCGAGAAGGAGCTCGACGTTCTCACGCGTCAGCACGTC
- the tsf gene encoding translation elongation factor Ts: MANFTIADIKALREQLGTGMVDTKKALEEADGDVEKAVEILRLKGAKGNAKRADRSTSEGLIVARETDGGVTLIELACETDFVAKNERFMALADKVVDAVAASGADSLEAALAAPAGDQTVEQLISDEAAIIGEKVELRRVRTLKGDAFSVYLHRTSKDLPPQIGVVVAYTGDDAETARSIAQHISFANPSYLTREDVPAADVEKEREIVTEISRNEGKPEAALPKIVEGRVTAFFKQVALLEQDYAKDNKQSVAQVAKDAGITVTDFARFKVGA; this comes from the coding sequence ATGGCCAACTTCACCATTGCTGACATCAAGGCGCTGCGCGAGCAGCTCGGCACCGGAATGGTCGACACCAAGAAGGCGCTCGAAGAGGCTGACGGAGACGTCGAGAAGGCCGTCGAGATCCTGCGCCTCAAGGGCGCCAAGGGCAACGCGAAGCGTGCCGACCGCTCGACGAGCGAGGGCCTGATCGTCGCTCGCGAGACCGACGGCGGCGTGACGCTGATCGAGCTCGCCTGCGAGACCGACTTCGTCGCGAAGAACGAGCGCTTCATGGCGCTGGCCGACAAGGTCGTCGACGCGGTTGCCGCGTCGGGTGCCGACTCGCTCGAGGCTGCACTCGCAGCCCCCGCGGGCGACCAGACCGTCGAGCAGCTGATCTCGGACGAGGCAGCGATCATCGGCGAGAAGGTCGAACTGCGTCGCGTCCGCACGCTCAAGGGCGATGCGTTCTCGGTGTACCTGCACCGCACCAGCAAGGACCTGCCGCCGCAGATCGGCGTCGTCGTCGCCTACACGGGTGACGACGCCGAGACCGCTCGCAGCATCGCGCAGCACATCTCGTTCGCGAACCCGTCGTACCTCACCCGTGAGGACGTGCCGGCCGCCGACGTCGAGAAGGAGCGCGAGATCGTCACGGAGATCTCCCGCAACGAGGGCAAGCCCGAGGCTGCCCTTCCGAAGATCGTCGAGGGTCGCGTGACCGCCTTCTTCAAGCAGGTCGCACTGCTCGAGCAGGATTACGCGAAGGACAACAAGCAGTCCGTGGCGCAGGTCGCCAAGGACGCTGGTATCACCGTCACCGACTTCGCCCGGTTCAAGGTCGGCGCGTAG
- a CDS encoding ribonuclease HII has protein sequence MTVVVPTLSLERRLLKEFDLIIALDEVGRGALAGPVAVGAAVMDATGSRRRVPDGLRDSKLITERRRPEMAERARQWVPTSAVGWATAAEVDERGIMWALGMAASRAVQSVVDQGVSLDRTLVILDGNHDYVSKVHSAPLTVRTVIKGDRDCASVSAASVIAKVDRDTLMASLHSEHPAYQWDRNKGYASLEHRQAIRELGLSPWHRASWAIADAPTLF, from the coding sequence GTGACCGTCGTCGTGCCCACCCTCTCGCTCGAGAGGCGGCTGCTCAAGGAGTTCGATCTGATCATCGCGCTCGACGAGGTCGGACGAGGCGCGCTGGCAGGGCCGGTGGCGGTCGGCGCGGCGGTGATGGATGCCACGGGCTCGCGCAGACGGGTGCCTGACGGGCTGCGTGACTCGAAGCTCATCACCGAGCGACGCAGGCCAGAGATGGCGGAGCGGGCGCGGCAGTGGGTTCCGACCTCGGCTGTCGGCTGGGCGACCGCCGCGGAGGTGGACGAGCGCGGCATCATGTGGGCACTCGGAATGGCGGCCTCCCGGGCCGTGCAGTCCGTCGTCGACCAGGGCGTCTCCCTGGATCGCACACTCGTGATCCTGGACGGCAATCACGACTACGTCTCCAAGGTGCACTCCGCCCCACTGACCGTGCGGACCGTGATCAAGGGCGACCGCGACTGCGCCTCGGTGTCGGCAGCATCGGTGATCGCGAAGGTCGACAGGGACACGCTGATGGCATCGCTGCACTCAGAGCATCCGGCTTATCAGTGGGATCGAAACAAGGGCTACGCGAGCCTCGAGCACCGGCAGGCGATCCGCGAACTCGGGCTGTCGCCGTGGCATCGGGCATCCTGGGCGATCGCCGACGCCCCGACACTGTTCTGA
- the dprA gene encoding DNA-processing protein DprA, with the protein MKTTTSTQNELLADHEVLRAAERLRPHADVTETAARTAWSVLVEPGDGIAGALIAALGPAEALSVALGETGLLPPGAVPPREFAEAQARWRPRADVRALREALHSCQDVGGHLLLPADEYWPHGLDDLGVHAPVALWARGDAAVLRERTTVSIVGARAATSYGESIAGEIAGDLAAGGTTVISGGAYGIDGAAHRAALGVGGTTVAFLAGGVDRAYPIGHQQLFDRIRTRGLVLSEVPCGAAPTKWRFLARNRMIAAAGMATVVVEAGWRSGSLNTAGHAANLGRPLGAVPGPVTSAASAGCHRLLREYDAVCVTNAAEVRELWGEAAIAPVPTTTEHPDRVRLRDALSARVPRESLDIARRSGLSVERVRSLLGLLALEGEVTQREGGWLRAG; encoded by the coding sequence ATGAAGACCACCACCAGCACCCAGAACGAACTGCTCGCCGACCACGAGGTGCTCCGCGCGGCCGAGCGACTGCGTCCGCATGCTGACGTCACCGAGACCGCTGCACGGACCGCGTGGTCGGTGCTCGTCGAACCAGGAGACGGCATCGCGGGTGCGCTCATCGCCGCTCTCGGGCCAGCGGAGGCGCTGAGCGTCGCGCTGGGGGAGACGGGGCTCCTGCCACCGGGGGCCGTTCCTCCCCGTGAGTTCGCAGAAGCCCAGGCACGGTGGCGACCCAGGGCCGACGTCCGGGCTCTGCGGGAGGCGCTGCACTCCTGCCAGGACGTCGGCGGGCACCTGCTGCTGCCGGCGGATGAATACTGGCCGCACGGCCTCGATGACCTCGGCGTGCACGCGCCGGTGGCGCTGTGGGCGCGCGGTGACGCCGCCGTGCTGCGGGAGCGCACGACGGTGTCGATCGTCGGCGCGCGGGCCGCGACCTCATACGGCGAGTCGATCGCCGGCGAGATCGCCGGCGATCTCGCCGCGGGTGGCACGACCGTCATCTCGGGCGGCGCCTACGGCATCGACGGAGCCGCTCATCGCGCGGCGCTGGGTGTCGGTGGCACGACCGTGGCATTTCTCGCCGGCGGTGTCGATCGCGCCTACCCGATCGGTCATCAGCAGCTGTTCGACCGGATCCGCACCAGGGGGCTGGTGCTCAGCGAAGTGCCGTGCGGGGCAGCGCCGACAAAGTGGAGGTTCTTGGCCAGAAACAGGATGATCGCCGCTGCTGGCATGGCGACCGTCGTCGTCGAGGCGGGGTGGCGCAGCGGTTCGCTGAACACCGCAGGTCACGCGGCGAACCTCGGGCGGCCGCTTGGTGCCGTGCCGGGCCCGGTCACGAGCGCGGCGTCAGCGGGCTGTCATCGGCTGTTGCGCGAGTATGACGCGGTGTGTGTGACGAACGCCGCCGAAGTACGTGAGCTCTGGGGCGAAGCGGCGATCGCCCCGGTGCCCACGACGACGGAGCACCCGGATCGGGTGCGGCTGAGAGACGCTCTCAGTGCGCGGGTTCCTCGCGAGTCCCTTGATATCGCCCGCCGCAGCGGGCTCTCAGTCGAGCGCGTGCGCAGCCTGCTCGGACTGCTGGCTCTGGAGGGCGAGGTGACGCAGCGCGAAGGCGGCTGGCTCCGCGCCGGCTGA
- a CDS encoding YraN family protein, whose translation MAAKDDFGRAGEERAAAYLRSRGYAILDRNWRCAQGEIDIVALTEDMLCIVEVKTRRSEAFGHPFEAIDERKRRRLWHLAFAWATEHPEAARRRTIRLEAIGLIGAEAGTAHLEHLVDLL comes from the coding sequence ATGGCAGCGAAAGACGACTTCGGACGCGCGGGCGAGGAACGAGCCGCGGCATATCTGAGATCACGCGGGTACGCGATCCTCGATCGCAACTGGCGGTGCGCGCAGGGCGAGATCGACATCGTCGCCCTCACCGAAGACATGCTCTGCATCGTCGAGGTCAAGACCCGACGCAGCGAGGCCTTCGGGCACCCGTTCGAGGCGATCGATGAGCGCAAGCGGCGCAGGCTGTGGCATCTCGCCTTCGCGTGGGCGACGGAGCATCCTGAGGCGGCACGGCGACGCACCATCCGCCTCGAGGCGATCGGCCTGATCGGCGCGGAGGCCGGCACCGCGCACCTCGAGCATCTGGTAGACCTGCTGTGA